From a region of the Alnus glutinosa chromosome 1, dhAlnGlut1.1, whole genome shotgun sequence genome:
- the LOC133854978 gene encoding FAS1 domain-containing protein SELMODRAFT_448915, with product MAAAFVRLSILLGSLALVSSASSITINNTPSEYQNQGLLGATEEMQRANYFTFVTLINMASLDSTIQANVTFLMPNDRMLSRNVMAPGSVSAFLLRHSIPSPLLFDDLERLPTGSIIPSSLPDCMLRISNNGRRNFSLNNVKIISPNICTAGSSIRCHGIDGVLLPTSMPENNTTSPSSSCSNSSSPPVAGATSPAPSSPSLTAIAAAPSPTQPSSSPQKPGPSPWLSYGGTLQLLVTSLMVLIVGSI from the coding sequence ATGGCAGCAGCCTTCGTGAGATTGTCAATTCTTCTAGGATCACTCGCACTCGTCTCATCAGCCTCCTCCATCACCATCAACAACACTCCTTCAGAGTACCAAAACCAGGGCCTTCTTGGCGCCACTGAAGAGATGCAAAGAGCCAACTACTTCACCTTCGTCACGCTCATCAACATGGCCTCTCTCGACTCAACAATCCAAGCCAACGTCACTTTCTTGATGCCCAACGACAGGATGCTCTCGAGGAACGTCATGGCACCAGGCTCTGTTTCCGCCTTCTTGCTCCGCCATTCCATCCCTTCGCCTCTGCTTTTCGACGATTTGGAGCGTCTCCCAACAGGCTCCATCATACCCAGCTCGCTGCCGGACTGCATGCTCAGAATCTCCAACAATGGCAGGAGAAACTTCTCTCTCAACAATGTCAAAATCATTAGCCCAAATATTTGTACAGCCGGGTCTTCCATCCGCTGCCATGGCATTGATGGGGTTTTGCTACCGACTTCGATGCCGGAGAACAACACAACTTCTCCCTCATCTTCTTGCTCCAACAGCTCAAGTCCTCCTGTTGCAGGGGCTACATCTCCAGCGCCATCTTCACCATCACTAACTGCTATAGCAGCTGCCCCATCACCCACGCAACCAAGTTCCAGTCCACAAAAACCAGGGCCTTCTCCATGGTTGTCCTATGGAGGAACACTTCAATTGTTAGTGACCTCTTTGATGGTGTTAATCGTGGGGTCTATCTAG
- the LOC133854970 gene encoding cellulose synthase-like protein D3 → MASKSFKASRSNLSSTSDAPSESLNKPPLPPGVTFGRRTSSGRYISYSRDDLDSELGSGEFMNYTVHIPPTPDNQPMDPSISQKVEEQYVSNSLFTGGFNSVTRAHLMDKVIESEASHPQMAGAKGSSCAVNGCDAKVMSDERGLDILPCECDFKICRDCYIDAVKTGGGICPGCKEPYKNTDLDEGAVDSNGRPLPLPPPNGMSKMERRLSLMKSTKSALMRSQTGVGDFDHNRWLFETRGTYGYGNAIWPKDGGFGNGKDDETVEPTELMNKPWRPLTRKLKIPAAIISPYRLLIFVRMVALALFLAWRVNHPNNDAMWLWGMSIVCEIWFAFSWLLDQLPKLCPINRATDLNVLKEKFETPSPNNPTGKSDLPGVDIFVSTADPDKEPPLVTANTILSILAADYPVEKLACYVSDDGGALLTFEAMAEAASFANTWVPFCRKHDIEPRNPESYFSLKRDPYKNKVKSDFVKDRRRVKREYDEFKVRINGLPDSIRRRSDAYHAREEIKAMKLQRQNRDDEPVESVKIPKATWMADGTHWPGTWLNAAPEHSKGDHAGIIQVMLKPPSDEPLHGSTDDTRLIDLTDVDIRLPLLVYVSREKRPGYDHNKKAGAMNALVRASAIMSNGPFILNLDCDHYIYNSQAMREGMCFMMDRGGDRLCYVQFPQRFEGIDPSDRYANHNTVFFDVNMRALDGIMGPVYVGTGCLFRRIALYGFDPPRSKEHHPGCCSCCFGSRKRHSSVANTPEENRALRMGDSDDEEMNLSLLPKKFGNSTFLIDSIPVAEFQGRPLADHPAVKNGRPPGALTIPRDLLDASTVAEAISVISCWYEDKTEWGQRVGWIYGSVTEDVVTGYRMHNRGWKSVYCVTKRDAFRGTAPINLTDRLHQVLRWATGSVEIFFSRNNALLASPRMKLLQRIAYLNVGIYPFTSIFLIVYCFLPALSLFSGQFIVQTLNVTFLAYLLTITLTLCMLAILEIKWSGIELEEWWRNEQFWLIGGTSAHLAAVIQGLLKVLAGIEISFTLTSKSGGDDENDEFADLYVVKWTSLMIPPITIMMVNLIAIAVGFSRTIYSTIPEWSKLLGGVFFSFWVLAHLYPFAKGLMGRRGRTPTIVFVWSGLIAITISLLWVAISPPSGSTQIGGSFQFP, encoded by the exons ATGGCGTCCAAGTCCTTCAAGGCGAGCCGGTCAAATCTGTCTTCAACCTCCGATGCACCTTCAGAATCACTTAACAAGCCTCCATTGCCTCCGGGCGTGACATTTGGCCGGAGAACTTCTTCGGGCCGTTACATCAGCTATTCGAGGGATGATCTTGATAGTGAGCTGGGGAGTGGTGAATTCATGAACTATACAGTACACATACCGCCAACCCCTGACAACCAGCCTATGGATCCATCAATTTCGCAGAAGGTTGAAGAGCAATATGTGTCGAATTCACTCTTTACGGGTGGGTTCAATAGCGTTACGCGAGCTCATCTCATGGACAAGGTGATTGAGTCTGAAGCGAGCCATCCCCAGATGGCTGGCGCAAAAGGGTCTTCATGTGCGGTTAATGGATGTGATGCAAAGGTGATGAGTGATGAGCGTGGGTTGGACATTCTCCCTTGTGAGTGTGACTTCAAAATATGTCGTGACTGCTATATAGATGCTGTGAAAACAGGGGGCGGGATTTGCCCGGGATGCAAGGAGCCTTATAAGAATACAGATTTGGATGAAGGAGCTGTGGATAGTAATGGGCGGCCACTTCCTCTTCCTCCGCCAAATGGGATGtcaaaaatggaaaggaggttgtcGTTGATGAAGTCAACAAAGTCGGCTCTGATGAGGAGCCAAACTGGGGTTGGTGACTTCGATCACAATCGGTGGCTGTTTGAAACAAGGGGGACTTATGGATATGGGAATGCCATATGGCCAAAGGATGGGGGTTTTGGAAATGGGAAAGATGATGAAACTGTTGAGCCAACAGAGTTGATGAACAAACCATGGAGGCCGCTTACACGGAAATTGAAGATACCTGCTGCCATTATCAGCCCATATAG GCTTCTAATCTTTGTTCGTATGGTTGCCCTTGCACTATTTTTGGCATGGAGGGTTAACCACCCAAATAATGATGCAATGTGGCTATGGGGAATGTCCATTGTCTGTGAGATTTGGTTTGCTTTTTCTTGGCTTCTTGACCAGCTTCCCAAGCTCTGCCCAATCAATCGTGCTACAGATCTTAATGTCTTGaaggaaaaatttgaaacacCAAGCCCCAACAACCCCACTGGAAAATCTGATCTCCCGGGAGTAGATATCTTTGTCTCTACTGCAGACCCAGATAAAGAGCCACCTCTTGTCACTGCAAACACTATCTTGTCTATTCTTGCTGCTGATTACCCAGTTGAAAAGCTTGCTTGCTATGTTTCTGATGATGGAGGTGCACTTTTAACCTTTGAGGCCATGGCTGAAGCTGCAAGCTTTGCTAATACATGGGTCCCGTTCTGTCGTAAACATGATATTGAGCCCAGGAATCCAGAATCTTACTTTAGTTTGAAGAGAGATCCTTACAAGAACAAAGTGAAGTCAGATTTTGTCAAGGATCGTAGACGAGTAAAGCGTGAGTATGATGAGTTCAAGGTCCGCATCAATGGCCTGCCTGACTCTATTCGCCGCCGATCAGATGCCTATCATGCTCGAGAAGAAATCAAGGCCATGAAGCTTCAGCGACAGAACAGGGACGATGAACCAGTGGAGAGTGTGAAGATCCCAAAAGCGACGTGGATGGCTGATGGAACGCATTGGCCAGGGACTTGGTTGAATGCTGCACCTGAGCACTCGAAAGGCGACCATGCTGGTATAATACAG GTGATGTTGAAACCTCCCAGTGATGAACCACTACATGGAAGTACTGATGACACTAGGCTCATTGACCTCACTGATGTTGACATTCGTCTCCCTCTACTTGTTTATGTGTCGCGTGAGAAGCGTCCAGGCTATGATCACAACAAGAAAGCTGGGGCCATGAATGCCCTGGTTAGAGCCTCGGCCATAATGTCCAATGGCCCCTTCATTCTCAACCTTGACTGCGATCACTATATCTACAACTCCCAAGCAATGAGGGAAGGCATGTGCTTCATGATGGATCGAGGAGGTGACCGACTTTGCTACGTGCAGTTTCCCCAGAGGTTTGAGGGTATTGATCCGTCTGATCGATATGCCAATCACAACACTGTTTTCTTTGATGTCAATATGCGAGCCCTTGATGGGATTATGGGCCCAGTCTATGTTGGAACTGGATGCCTGTTTCGAAGGATTGCTCTTTATGGCTTTGACCCACCGAGATCTAAAGAACACCACCCAGGCTGCTGCAGTTGCTGCTTTGGCAGTCGCAAAAGGCATTCCTCAGTTGCAAACACGCCAGAAGAGAATCGGGCCCTAAGAATGGGTGATTCTGATGATGAAGAGATGAACCTCTCTTTGCTGCCTAAAAAGTTTGGGAACTCAACTTTCCTCATCGATTCAATTCCTGTGGCAGAGTTCCAAGGTCGTCCTCTTGCAGATCACCCAGCTGTGAAGAATGGACGCCCACCTGGTGCTCTCACTATTCCTCGTGATCTTCTCGATGCATCAACTGTTGCAGAGGCAATCAGTGTGATCTCCTGCTGGTATGAAGACAAGACAGAGTGGGGACAGCGTGTTGGGTGGATTTATGGGTCAGTTACTGAAGATGTGGTCACAGGGTACAGGATGCATAATAGAGGGTGGAAATCAGTTTATTGTGTGACCAAACGTGATGCCTTCCGTGGAACGGCTCCGATCAATCTTACTGATAGGCTCCATCAGGTCCTCAGGTGGGCTACTGGTTCAGTTGAGATTTTCTTCTCCCGCAACAATGCCCTCCTGGCTAGTCCAAGAATGAAGCTTCTGCAGAGGATAGCATACCTTAATGTTGGCATCTACCCTTTTACGTCCATCTTCCTGATTGTCTACTGCTTCCTCCCTGCACTTTCGCTCTTCTCTGGCCAGTTCATTGTCCAGACCCTCAATGTCACTTTCCTTGCCTACCTCCTGACCATCACTTTGACCCTGTGTATGCTTGCTATCCTTGAGATTAAATGGTCTGGGATTGAGCTAGAAGAATGGTGGAGGAACGAGCAGTTTTGGTTGATTGGAGGGACTAGCGCTCACCTTGCTGCTGTGATTCAGGGACTTCTGAAAGTCCTTGCTGGTATAGAAATTTCTTTCACTTTGACATCAAAATCAGGAGGTGATGATGAGAATGATGAGTTTGCAGATCTGTACGTTGTCAAATGGACATCCCTGATGATACCACCAATCACAATCATGATGGTCAACTTAATCGCAATTGCTGTTGGGTTTAGCCGAACGATATACAGTACTATACCAGAGTGGAGCAAATTACTAGGTGGCGTTTTCTTCAGTTTCTGGGTCTTGGCTCATCTCTACCCTTTTGCGAAAGGGCTGATGGGACGAAGAGGGAGGACACCTACTATTGTTTTTGTATGGTCAGGACTCATTGCAATCACGATATCCCTCCTTTGGGTGGCAATCAGTCCCCCTTCTGGTTCGACCCAAATTGGTGGTTCATTCCAGTTCCCCTGA